A window of the Desulfobacula toluolica Tol2 genome harbors these coding sequences:
- a CDS encoding CinA family nicotinamide mononucleotide deamidase-related protein: MMAHILSTGDEVLLGDIIDTNSAFLCTALKELGIKVQKITAVGDELDTLASNIVDISLQTDLCFVTGGLGPTRDDLTSVACSKASGQALELNVTALASMQSYFEKRGFKFTKDNEKQAMLPLTSKMLVNHNGTAPGFYMKINQCLFFFMPGVPSEMKLMFEQEIKKVLVTEFDLNEDILIERLTVFGLPESKVGSLLNGFDMNFFGMRLGFKADFPVIEVKIILSVTFQNRYKADSDMAVAKKWVVAQLENKVVSDQGLTLAQEVGRLLTQQKKTLAIAESCTGGLISNMVTDVAGSSDYFLFSAVTYSNEAKMNVLNVQKKTILEHGAVHEKTALEMAQGARLKAGADFAISTTGIAGPGGGTDDKPVGMVCIGLAGPSFAKAKTYRFSFEDRFKNKQMFAMTALERLRRHLVSLAKTA, from the coding sequence ATGATGGCTCACATTCTTTCAACTGGAGATGAAGTTCTTTTAGGGGATATTATTGATACAAATTCAGCCTTTCTTTGCACTGCACTCAAAGAGTTGGGCATTAAAGTTCAAAAGATCACAGCTGTAGGTGATGAACTTGACACTCTTGCCTCAAATATTGTTGATATTTCCTTGCAGACAGATCTCTGCTTTGTTACCGGGGGGCTGGGGCCAACCCGGGATGATTTGACTTCTGTTGCCTGCAGCAAAGCTTCAGGTCAAGCTCTTGAATTGAATGTGACTGCTTTGGCATCCATGCAATCCTATTTTGAGAAGAGAGGTTTTAAATTCACCAAAGATAACGAAAAACAGGCTATGCTGCCGTTGACTTCAAAAATGCTGGTAAATCATAATGGCACGGCACCCGGGTTTTATATGAAAATTAACCAGTGCCTGTTTTTCTTTATGCCGGGTGTTCCATCTGAAATGAAACTGATGTTTGAACAAGAGATCAAAAAAGTGCTGGTCACTGAATTTGATCTGAATGAGGATATTTTGATTGAAAGGCTCACCGTGTTTGGTCTGCCCGAATCAAAGGTTGGCTCATTGTTAAACGGGTTTGACATGAATTTTTTTGGCATGCGCCTGGGCTTTAAGGCTGATTTTCCAGTGATTGAGGTTAAAATAATTTTATCTGTTACCTTTCAAAACAGATACAAAGCCGACTCAGATATGGCAGTGGCAAAAAAATGGGTGGTGGCGCAGCTTGAAAACAAAGTAGTGTCCGACCAGGGCTTGACCCTTGCCCAGGAGGTTGGCCGCCTGTTGACTCAACAAAAGAAAACGCTTGCCATTGCAGAGTCTTGTACGGGTGGCCTTATTTCAAACATGGTGACCGATGTTGCAGGAAGCTCGGACTATTTTTTGTTTTCCGCTGTTACCTATTCCAATGAAGCCAAAATGAACGTTTTGAATGTCCAGAAGAAAACCATTCTTGAACATGGAGCAGTGCATGAAAAGACTGCTCTTGAAATGGCTCAAGGTGCGAGATTGAAAGCAGGTGCTGATTTTGCCATATCAACCACCGGAATTGCCGGGCCTGGCGGAGGTACCGATGACAAGCCTGTGGGCATGGTGTGCATAGGGCTTGCCGGGCCATCTTTTGCAAAGGCTAAAACCTATCGATTTTCTTTTGAGGACAGGTTTAAGAATAAACAGATGTTTGCCATGACCGCATTGGAACGCTTAAGACGGCATCTGGTTTCCTTGGCTAAAACAGCGTAA
- a CDS encoding alpha/beta hydrolase, which yields METTTHKIEFISQGFLLKGVLHLPQAGQPPLVVGSHGLEGSKESAKQKVLSTLLVKNNIAFFRFDHRGCGKSQGDFITDTSLEKRTADFINAVQHVLGLGKTSRNLAVFGSSLGGSTCINAWNTLSTMDVRLCGAVLCSAPAKSRTVEKIPTGANNGRPALPLSFFKENLLFNITKKAGSLSNVLIFHGDADEVVPVSNAHDIYTLAKEPKRLIIHENGDHQMTSKKDQAEFEKEAAAWFLRCFSQGNQMPS from the coding sequence ATGGAAACTACCACTCATAAAATTGAATTTATTTCCCAGGGATTTTTGCTCAAAGGGGTTTTGCACCTGCCGCAAGCTGGCCAACCACCATTAGTTGTAGGCTCCCATGGCCTTGAAGGCTCAAAAGAATCTGCAAAGCAAAAAGTTTTATCCACTCTGCTTGTAAAAAACAATATTGCCTTTTTCCGATTTGATCACAGGGGATGCGGAAAAAGCCAGGGTGACTTTATCACGGACACCTCCCTTGAAAAAAGAACAGCTGATTTCATCAATGCTGTACAGCATGTTCTGGGTCTTGGAAAAACCAGCCGCAACCTGGCTGTTTTCGGTTCCAGCCTGGGCGGTTCCACCTGCATCAATGCCTGGAACACCCTGTCAACAATGGATGTCCGTCTTTGCGGGGCTGTGCTGTGTTCTGCACCTGCAAAAAGCCGCACCGTTGAAAAAATTCCAACAGGTGCAAATAATGGCCGGCCTGCCCTGCCTTTAAGCTTTTTCAAAGAAAACCTTCTCTTTAACATAACAAAAAAAGCCGGGAGCCTTTCCAATGTACTGATTTTTCATGGAGATGCAGATGAAGTTGTTCCGGTTTCAAATGCCCATGACATCTACACTCTGGCCAAGGAGCCCAAACGATTAATCATCCATGAAAACGGAGACCACCAGATGACATCCAAAAAAGATCAGGCCGAATTTGAAAAAGAAGCCGCAGCCTGGTTTTTACGCTGTTTTAGCCAAGGAAACCAGATGCCGTCTTAA
- a CDS encoding B12-binding domain-containing radical SAM protein, whose translation MLLIFPPVAKPCEPPAGVALLSSALKEHGFDCHVFDANIEGLLYLINSDLVPVDSWSKRALKNREQILSDLKNSSLYENMDRYHQRVYDLNKLLSISVDNKRFKITLSDYSDSKLSSVNSKDLLKSANEYQENPFYRFFEEKVRPQVLNSDSKFIGISLCYLNQALTSFALAGWIKDNFKDKQIIMGGGLISSWMSRPDYNDPFKGLIDVTIRGEGEQPLLEFLGKKNVEKRHYVPDYDFVKEDLYLAPGKVLPFRASIGCYWSKCNFCPEKAETRPYSSQRASKVLQDLKTIDQIYKPDYVHFLDNAVTPAFLKALSVNEFGFKWYGFVRFEKEFLDLDFCLGLKASGCDMLKLGLESGDQDVLDQMNKGTDLNLVSTMLKNLHHAGILTFVYLLFGTSFEDKAAAFKTLEYVKAHKAYINYLNLAVFNLPKFSEDAKNMDTQEFYHGDLSLYLNFTHPYGWDRRKVKQFLDKTFKKQVVVGSGIRKNPAFFSSNHAAFFKI comes from the coding sequence ATGTTGTTGATTTTTCCGCCCGTAGCCAAGCCGTGTGAACCGCCCGCCGGGGTGGCTTTGTTGTCTTCCGCCTTAAAAGAACATGGATTTGACTGCCATGTGTTTGATGCAAATATTGAAGGGCTTTTATACCTGATTAATTCGGATCTTGTTCCTGTTGACTCATGGTCAAAACGAGCATTAAAGAACAGGGAACAGATTTTGTCGGATCTGAAAAACTCCTCTTTGTATGAGAATATGGACCGGTATCACCAAAGGGTTTATGACTTGAACAAGCTTTTGTCCATCAGTGTGGACAATAAAAGGTTCAAGATTACCTTGAGCGATTATTCCGATTCCAAACTTTCAAGTGTTAACAGCAAGGATTTGCTCAAAAGCGCAAACGAATATCAAGAGAATCCATTTTACCGTTTTTTTGAAGAGAAAGTCCGGCCACAGGTTTTAAACTCAGATTCAAAATTTATTGGAATTTCCCTTTGTTACCTGAACCAGGCCCTGACCAGTTTTGCCCTGGCAGGATGGATAAAAGATAATTTTAAAGACAAACAAATTATCATGGGCGGCGGCCTGATATCCTCCTGGATGAGCCGGCCTGATTACAATGATCCGTTTAAGGGCTTGATTGACGTGACCATAAGGGGGGAGGGGGAACAGCCGCTGCTGGAATTTCTCGGCAAAAAAAATGTTGAAAAACGGCATTATGTTCCTGATTATGATTTTGTCAAAGAAGATCTGTATCTTGCACCTGGAAAAGTTCTGCCTTTCAGGGCATCCATTGGATGCTACTGGAGTAAATGCAATTTTTGCCCGGAAAAGGCTGAAACCCGTCCTTATAGCTCTCAGCGGGCATCAAAGGTGTTGCAGGATTTAAAAACCATTGATCAGATATATAAGCCTGATTATGTGCATTTTCTTGATAATGCAGTTACTCCGGCTTTCTTAAAAGCTTTGTCCGTCAATGAATTTGGATTTAAATGGTATGGGTTTGTAAGATTTGAAAAAGAGTTTCTGGACCTGGATTTTTGTCTTGGCCTGAAAGCGTCGGGGTGTGACATGCTCAAGCTCGGGCTTGAATCAGGAGACCAGGATGTGCTGGATCAGATGAATAAAGGCACGGATCTGAATCTTGTGTCAACCATGTTAAAAAATCTGCATCATGCAGGAATTTTAACTTTTGTTTACCTTCTTTTTGGAACCAGCTTTGAAGACAAGGCTGCGGCATTTAAAACCCTTGAATACGTTAAAGCACATAAAGCCTATATTAATTATTTAAATCTGGCAGTATTCAACCTTCCTAAATTCAGTGAAGATGCCAAAAATATGGATACCCAGGAGTTCTACCATGGCGATCTTTCCTTATATTTAAATTTTACACATCCATATGGATGGGACAGGCGCAAAGTCAAACAATTTTTGGATAAAACATTTAAAAAACAGGTTGTTGTCGGGTCAGGTATTCGTAAAAATCCAGCGTTTTTTTCATCCAACCATGCAGCATTTTTTAAAATTTAA